GCGCGTCCGCGCCGATGATGGCCGGCCCCACGATCCTGGAGCGCTCGACCACCGCGCCCCGCTCGACGACGACGCGGCCCACCAGTTCGCTGGCCGCGTCCACCTGGCCGTCCACCCGGGGCTCGACCGACTCCAGGACCAGCCGGTTGACCTCCAGCATGTCGGTGACGTTCCCGGTGTCCTTCCAGTAGCCGGAGATGACCGAGGACTCGACACGCAGGCCCTCCTCGATCAGCCACTGGATGGCGTCGGTGATCTCCAGCTCGCCCCGCCAGGACGGCTTGAGCTCCGCCACGGCGGCGTGGATGGCCGGACCGAACAGGTAGACCCCTACCAGCGCCAGGTCGCTCTTGGGCCGCGCGGGCTTCTCCTCCAGCCCGACCACGCGGCCCTGGGCGTCGAGCTCGGCCACGCCGAACTGGCGCGGGTCGCCGACCTTGGTGAGCATGATCTGCGCGGCGGGGCGCTCCCTGTGGAACCTGTCCACCAGGCCGTTGATGCCGCCCACGATGAAGTTGTCGCCCAGGTACATGACGAAGTCCTCGTCGCCGAGGAACTCCCGGGCGATCAGCACGCCGTGCGCGAGCCCGAGCGGCGCCTCCTGCCGCAGGTACGTGACCTGCAGCCCGAACGCGGAGCCGTCGCCCACGGCCGCCTCGATCTCCGGCTGGGTGTCCCCGACCACCAGGCCGAGCTCCCTGATCCCCGCCGCCGCGATCGCCTCCAGCCCGTAGAACAGGACCGGTTTGTTCGCGACCGGCACCAACTGCTTGGCCGAGGTGTGCGTGATGGGTCGGAGCCGTGTGCCCGACCCCCCCGGCGAGCACGAGTGCTTTCACCGCTAGTAAGCCCCTTCTCCACGGGTGACGACGGACCAGGTCTTCCAGAGGATCTGCAGGTCGAGGATGAGCGACCAGTTCTCCACGTACCGCAGGTCGAGGCGTACGGACTCCTCCCACGTCAGGTTGGAACGGCCGCTGACCTGCCAGAGGCCGGTCATGCCCGGCTTGACCACCAGGCGGCGGCGGACGTCGGCGCCGTACTTGCCCACCTCCTCCGGCAGTGGTGGGCGCGGGCCGACGAGGGACATCTCGCCGCGTAGGACGTTGAGCAGCTGGGGGAGCTCGTCGAGCGAGTATTTCCGCAGGAAAGCGCCTACCCGAGTGATCCTTGGATCGTTCCTAATCTTGAAGAGCACCCCGTCGAACTCGTTCGCATCGAGGAG
The nucleotide sequence above comes from Nonomuraea helvata. Encoded proteins:
- a CDS encoding glucose-1-phosphate thymidylyltransferase; this encodes MPVANKPVLFYGLEAIAAAGIRELGLVVGDTQPEIEAAVGDGSAFGLQVTYLRQEAPLGLAHGVLIAREFLGDEDFVMYLGDNFIVGGINGLVDRFHRERPAAQIMLTKVGDPRQFGVAELDAQGRVVGLEEKPARPKSDLALVGVYLFGPAIHAAVAELKPSWRGELEITDAIQWLIEEGLRVESSVISGYWKDTGNVTDMLEVNRLVLESVEPRVDGQVDAASELVGRVVVERGAVVERSRIVGPAIIGADARIRDSYVGPFTSIGARCAVADSEIEYSIVLPRASISGVRRIESSLIGHDVEVTPAPNTPRAHRLVLGDHSKVQISS